The region GCTTCGCGACTTTGTTCAAGCTGATCGACCGCGTCTATTTCTCCTATCCGGTGAAGTGAGGGCGCCATGATCAGGCAATTCGGTCTGCCCGAAGCTCTCGCCATCCTCTCGGGTGTGCAGGCGACGATCCTTCTCTCCCTGATCGCCTTCGTCGGCGGCGGTGTCATCGGGCTCGCCGTCGCGCTGATGCGCACCTCGGAACGGCCCTGGCTGCAACGCTGCGCCGGCTTCTACATCGACTTCTTCCAGGGGACGCCGCTGCTGATGCAGCTCTTCCTCGTGTTCTACGGGTTGCCGGTGCTCGGCTACAAGGTGAACCCCTGGGTCGCGGTCGCCATCGGCTTCACGCTGCATGCCAGCGCCTTCCTCGGCGAGATCTGGCGCGGCAGCATCCAGGCCGTGCCGCGCGGGCAGACTGAAGCCGCCTATGCGCTCGGCCTGAGCTACGCCTCACGCATGCGCAACGTCGTGCTGCCGCAGGCGATGCGGATCTCCGTCGCGCCGACCGTCGGCTTCATGGTGCAGCTCATCAAGGGCACTTCGCTCGCGGCAATCATCGGCTTCGTCGAATTGTCCCGCGCCGCCCAGATCATCGCCAGCGCGACCTACAAGCCGCTGCTCGCTTATGGCTGCGCGGCGATCGTCTACTTCGTCCTCTGCTTCCCGCTTTCACGCCTGAGCATGCGCCTCGAGAAGCGCTTCGCCGTAAAGACCTGACGGCCCCTGAAAACAACATTCAACCGGAGGAAACACGCATGAACTGGATTCAGACATTCCGGCGTACGGCGCTGGCTTCGGCCATCGTGCTGGCAGCCGCATCCGCCATGGCGGGCGCCGCCGCGGCGCAGACGGTGGAGGCGATCAAGAAGGGCGGCGTGCTCAAGATCGGCTCGCAGGTCTCCCAGGTGCCGTGGGGCTTCAGCGACGCGTCGGGCAAGCTGACGGGCTTCGACATCGAGCTCGGCGAGATGCTGGCGAAGGATCTCGGCGTGAAGGCCGAGGTCACCCCCGTCACCTCGAGCAATCGCGTCGCCGCGCTGCTGACGGGGCAGGTCGACGTGCTGGCGGCGGTGATGGGCATCTTCGCCGACCGGCAGAAGGTGGTGCTGTTCTCGCGGCCCTACACCACCAACGATACGATCTATATAGGCAAGGCCTCGGCCAACATCAAAGGCTGGGACGATCTGAAGGGTGTCCGGGTCGGCGTCCCACGCGGGACACCGCAGGACATCGCCATCACCAAGGCGGCGCCGGCCGGGGCGACGATCCAGCGTTTCGACGACGACGCCGCGACCGTGCAGGCGCTGATCGCGGGACAGGTCGACATGATCGGCGGTGCCGCGACGCAGGTTCCGAACATCGCCCAGGTCGCCGGTCCCGGCAAGTTCGAGCAGAAATTCATCGTGGCGCGCGCCTACAACGCCTTCGCGGTGCGGCCCGCCTCGCGCGAATGGGCCGATTATCTCAGCGATTTCGTCGCCCGCAAGCTCGCGAGCGGCGAATTGCCGGCCCTTTACAAGAAGTGGATCAGCGGCGAGCTCGCCCAGATGCCGACGACCGGTGAGGGCGAGGCCGCGCTCCCGGTTTCGATGGTGCAGTGATCTGCGCGCGGGCGGCGTCGTCGCCGCCCGCCGCTTTCCAGAGTGAGCAAGACTTATGTCAGTCACCCCTGATCAACGAAACGGCACAGGCACGCCTCCGGAGACCCCGATCATCGAGATCGCGGGGTTGAGGAAATGGTTCGGCACCTTCCAGGTCCTGCAGGATATCGCGCTGACGGTCGCGCGCGGCGAACGCATCGTCATCTGCGGGCCATCCGGCTCGGGCAAATCGACCCTGATCCGCTGCGTCAACAGCCTTGAGCGCTATCAGGAAGGCCGCCTCGTCGTCGACGGGCACGATCTCGGAACCGGCCAGAAAGCCATCGACACCGTGCGCGCCGAAGTCGGCATGGTATTCCAGCAGTTCAACCTCTTTCCCCATCTGACGGTGATGGAGAACTGCATGCTGGCCCCGATGAAGGTGCGTAGCATGCGGAAGAAGGAGGCGCAGGAACTGGCGATGCACTTTCTCGCCCGTGTGCGGATCGCCGACCAGGCTCTGAAATATCCGGCGCAGCTTTCCGGCGGCCAGCAGCAGCGCGTCGCGATCGCCCGCGCGCTCTGCATGACGCCGAAGATCATGCTGTTCGACGAGCCGACCTCGGCGCTCGACCCCGAGATGGTCAAGGAGGTGCTCGACACCATGGTCGGCCTCGCGGAGGACGGCATGACGATGCTCTGCGTCACCCATGAGATGGGCTTCGCCCGCAAGGTCGCGGACCGCGTCATCTTCATGGACGCCGGCCTGATCGTCGAGATCGGCAAGCCCGAGCCCTTCTTCGCGAACCCGCAGAGTCCCCGCACCCAGACCTTCCTCGGGCAGCTCCTGCACTGACGCATCGCAAGCCGCGCGGGCGGCGCCCATCGCCGCAGCCGTTTTCCAAAGGGACCCATCATGCTTCCGGGCAAGTTCTACGAAGAGATCCAGATCGGCGACGAACGCCTGACGCCGCGCGTCACTGTCACCGAGGGCCATGTCCTGGCCTATGCCGGCGTCGCCGGCGATTTCTCCCCGATCCATATGGACGAGGTTTATGCCCAGTCGACGGTGTTCGGCGGGCGCATCGCCCATGGGCTGATGGGGCTCTCACTGACCGACGGCATGAAGGTGCAGTCCGGCTTCTTCCATGACGGCATCGCGCTCGGCTGGAGCTGGAACTTCAAGAAGCCGATCCGGATCGGCGACACCTTGCAGGTGAAATTCCGCGTCGCCGACATGCGCATCCCGAAAAGCCGCAGCGACATGGGAATCCTGATCGTCGCGATCGCGCTCCTCAACCAGCATGGCGAGGTGGTCCAGGAGGGCGAGCACCGCCTGATGGTACCGCGCAAGCCAGAAGCCACCTTGGCGGAGGCGCGGTGATGACCCGCAACAAGTTCATGACGGCCGATCAGGCCGTCGGGCTGATCAAGGATGGAGACACCGTCGCGCTCGTCGGCGGCGGCGGCGGCCTGATGGAGGCCACCCACACCTTCCGGGCGGTTTCGCGCCGCTTCCTCTCGACCGGCTATCCGCGCCAACTCACCGTGCTCCACGCGCTCGGGATCGGTGACAAGAAGAGCGAGGGGATGAACCACTTCGCGCATGAGGGGCTGGTCAAGCGCGTCATCGGCGGCCACTGGGTCTGGTCGCCGAAGATGCAGGAGATGGCCCGCGACGAGAAGATCGAGGCCTATGTCCTGCCGAGCGGCTGCGTGATGCAGCTTTATCGCGAGATCGGCGGGCAGCGGCCGGGCCTGTTCACCCATGTCGGGCTCGGCACCTTCGTCGATCCGCGGCATCAGGGCGGCAAGATGAACGCCTCGGCGAAGGAAGATCTCATCGAGGTGGTGAATCTCGGCGGGCAGGAACTGCTCTGGTACAAGTCCTTCCCGATCAACGTCGCGATCATCCGCGGCTCCTTCGGCGATGCGGATGGCAATATCAGCCTCGACCAGGAGGCGGCGAATGTCGATGTCTATGCGGCCGCCCTCGCGGCGCACAACTCCGGCGGCATCGTCATCGCGCAGGTCCGCACGGCGGTGGACGTCAACTCGCTGCCGGCACGGTCCGTGCGGGTTCCCGGCGCCATCGTCGACGTGGTCGTC is a window of Bosea sp. F3-2 DNA encoding:
- a CDS encoding transporter substrate-binding domain-containing protein, which gives rise to MNWIQTFRRTALASAIVLAAASAMAGAAAAQTVEAIKKGGVLKIGSQVSQVPWGFSDASGKLTGFDIELGEMLAKDLGVKAEVTPVTSSNRVAALLTGQVDVLAAVMGIFADRQKVVLFSRPYTTNDTIYIGKASANIKGWDDLKGVRVGVPRGTPQDIAITKAAPAGATIQRFDDDAATVQALIAGQVDMIGGAATQVPNIAQVAGPGKFEQKFIVARAYNAFAVRPASREWADYLSDFVARKLASGELPALYKKWISGELAQMPTTGEGEAALPVSMVQ
- a CDS encoding amino acid ABC transporter ATP-binding protein, with the protein product MSVTPDQRNGTGTPPETPIIEIAGLRKWFGTFQVLQDIALTVARGERIVICGPSGSGKSTLIRCVNSLERYQEGRLVVDGHDLGTGQKAIDTVRAEVGMVFQQFNLFPHLTVMENCMLAPMKVRSMRKKEAQELAMHFLARVRIADQALKYPAQLSGGQQQRVAIARALCMTPKIMLFDEPTSALDPEMVKEVLDTMVGLAEDGMTMLCVTHEMGFARKVADRVIFMDAGLIVEIGKPEPFFANPQSPRTQTFLGQLLH
- a CDS encoding MaoC/PaaZ C-terminal domain-containing protein, with the protein product MLPGKFYEEIQIGDERLTPRVTVTEGHVLAYAGVAGDFSPIHMDEVYAQSTVFGGRIAHGLMGLSLTDGMKVQSGFFHDGIALGWSWNFKKPIRIGDTLQVKFRVADMRIPKSRSDMGILIVAIALLNQHGEVVQEGEHRLMVPRKPEATLAEAR